A single region of the Salvia miltiorrhiza cultivar Shanhuang (shh) chromosome 8, IMPLAD_Smil_shh, whole genome shotgun sequence genome encodes:
- the LOC130997878 gene encoding vacuolar protein-sorting-associated protein 37 homolog 1-like isoform X2, with protein MPTDSWYPPSVISSSSSSRPTTPGSSTSSSFGISRPTDRPNSLSNVSPAEAAGIIAMLKDKSVDELRKLLSDKDAYQNLLYSLEPVKTQNRVRDELRNETLQLARENLEKEPRIMELRNQCRIIRTTELAAAQEKLHDLERKKDETLKYYSPSSLIHRLQDAMSKTEEESEALHQQLLDREIDLSAFVQKYKKMRHTYHKRALTHLAAKTSATS; from the exons ATGCCCACAGACTCATGGTACCCACCTTCTGTCATTAGTTCATCCAGCTCCTCTCGCCCTACTACACCTGGATCGAGTACATCTAGCAGCTTTGGCATATCAAGACCAACAGACCGACCAAATTCTTTGTCAAACGTTTCACCTGCAGAGGCTGCGGGCATCATTGCTATGTTGAAAGATAAGAG TGTTGATGAGCTGAGGAAGCTTCTATCAGACAAGGATGCTTATCAGAATCTATTGTATTCACTGGAACCTGTCAAAACACAAAATAGG GTCAGAGATGAACTCAGGAATGAAACACTGCAGCTAGCAA GAGAGAATCTGGAAAAAGAACCACGCATAATGGAGCTAAGGAACCAG TGCAGAATAATCCGAACTACAGAGTTGGCTGCTGCTCAAGAAAAATTGCATGACCTAGAAAGAAAAAAGGACGAAACTCTAAAGTACTATTCTCCGTCATCACTCATCCATCGGCTTCAAG ATGCAATGAGTAAAACAGAAGAGGAGTCTGAAGCCCTGCACCAGCAGCTCCTTGATAGAGAAATCGATCTTTCAGCCTTTGTACAGAAATACAAGAAGATGCGAC
- the LOC130997877 gene encoding uncharacterized protein LOC130997877 → MARTLRTARKRVSTRATRDEIRWEYLHYGMCWRDTLGEFLAHFHEHWLAASMYGISSYDGIIRLTLLPSDWKGWATSIATDYLYYYGEEYDLYVDFPGFVAAVSYQYFCYGAAPYGPYTLPGDYIQAGGGIADFLPRDDPAPYVPSEPVQVAPLLESDTDDEIAALLRSPTPIYIVVSSDSETTPQQTLPTVPSSKPAPATSLKLDLPDCLVYLETIWILPGCSRLLELYVESR, encoded by the coding sequence ATGGCTCGTACCCTACGTACCGCAAGGAAGAGGGTTAGTACTAGAGCGACACGGGATGAGATTCGTTGGGAGTACCTCCACTATGGCATGTGCTGGAGAGACACATTGGGGGAATTTCTTGCCCACTTCCACGAGCACTGGTTGGCAGCTAGCATGTATGGGATCTCCTCGTATGATGGCATTATTCGACTGACTCTACTTCCATCCGACTGGAAGGGTTGGGCGACCTCCATTGCCACAGACTACTTATACTATTATGGTGAGGAGTACGACCTGTATGTAGATTTTCCAGGTTTCGTAGCCGCGGTTAGTTATCAGTATTTCTGCTATGGGGCAGCTCCTTATGGACCATACACGTTACCAGGAGACTACATCCAAGCTGGAGGAGGAATTGCCGATTTCTTACCACGAGATGACCCTGCTCCGTATGTGCCGTCCGAGCCAGTTCAGGTGGCCCCACTCCTTGAGTCTGACACTGATGACGAGATAGCTGCCCTACTTCGTTCTCCTACACCGATTTACATAGTGGTTTCCTCTGATAGTGAGACAACTCCTCAACAAACACTTCCGACTGTACCATCCTCAAAACCCGCACCTGCAACAAGTTTGAAGCTGGACCTTCCAGACTGCCTGGTGTACCTCGAGACCATATGGATTCTCCCGGGATGCAGCCGACTGTTGGAACTATACGTCGAGAGCCGATAG
- the LOC130997878 gene encoding vacuolar protein-sorting-associated protein 37 homolog 1-like isoform X1 yields the protein MFKNFWGSQEPQPQTRPQEMPTDSWYPPSVISSSSSSRPTTPGSSTSSSFGISRPTDRPNSLSNVSPAEAAGIIAMLKDKSVDELRKLLSDKDAYQNLLYSLEPVKTQNRVRDELRNETLQLARENLEKEPRIMELRNQCRIIRTTELAAAQEKLHDLERKKDETLKYYSPSSLIHRLQDAMSKTEEESEALHQQLLDREIDLSAFVQKYKKMRHTYHKRALTHLAAKTSATS from the exons ATGTTCAAAAATTTCTG GGGCTCTCAGGAGCCGCAACCTCAGACCCGTCCTCAGGAAATGCCCACAGACTCATGGTACCCACCTTCTGTCATTAGTTCATCCAGCTCCTCTCGCCCTACTACACCTGGATCGAGTACATCTAGCAGCTTTGGCATATCAAGACCAACAGACCGACCAAATTCTTTGTCAAACGTTTCACCTGCAGAGGCTGCGGGCATCATTGCTATGTTGAAAGATAAGAG TGTTGATGAGCTGAGGAAGCTTCTATCAGACAAGGATGCTTATCAGAATCTATTGTATTCACTGGAACCTGTCAAAACACAAAATAGG GTCAGAGATGAACTCAGGAATGAAACACTGCAGCTAGCAA GAGAGAATCTGGAAAAAGAACCACGCATAATGGAGCTAAGGAACCAG TGCAGAATAATCCGAACTACAGAGTTGGCTGCTGCTCAAGAAAAATTGCATGACCTAGAAAGAAAAAAGGACGAAACTCTAAAGTACTATTCTCCGTCATCACTCATCCATCGGCTTCAAG ATGCAATGAGTAAAACAGAAGAGGAGTCTGAAGCCCTGCACCAGCAGCTCCTTGATAGAGAAATCGATCTTTCAGCCTTTGTACAGAAATACAAGAAGATGCGAC